CGCCAGTTCTTCGGGATAATCGCTGTCGAACAGCCGTTCGATATAGCTTTTCATCTGGGCGCGGTCCAGGTAGCGGACCGGAACGTCGCTGGTGAAGTCGAGGTGGCCGATTTCGACGACCGATTTCTTCAGCTCGGCGACGGAAGCTTGGGCGCACAGAATGGCGGCGCAAACAAAAAAGAGCGCTGCCAATGAAATAAAACGAGCTTTCATCGGCTCCTTTATAACATATCCGGGGCCGGTCTGACAAGTAGCGGTGCGGACCTCGTTAGTTCAAATCGATGCTGAAAACGGCCGGATAATGGTAGCCGCGCTCGACCACGTTCTCACCGCGGAACAGGGCCCATGAAGGCAGGATCTGGTAGGCCTTGGTCATCTGGTAGAGCTGCAGGGCGCTGTTGGCGATGATCAGGGTCAGCATGCGCCGCGGGTTGTCGGGGTTCGGGTAGACCGCGAGCAGGCCGTCGTTTTCCTGGCCAAAAACCTGGCCGTTCCAGGAGAACCAGTTCTTGCCGAGCTTCAGCCCCAGCTTCTCCCCCAGCTCGCGGGTGAGCAGGTTGTCCTCGCTTCCACCCAGGACGATCAGGTCGGAATCGGTCCGCATTGTCTGGGTGACCTCGCTGTCCTTGTGCAGCGGCGGCAGGGTCTCGCTGAAGGCGTCGGCCAGCACCGTGCAAAATCGCAATCCCAGCGAATGGAACGCCTCGATTTCGCGGCAGGTGCCGTACACCACCCGCGTGCTGGCGAAGCGGTCGTTGAAATGGCTGAAGGTAAAGAAGCGGTCGTTGGCCGTTGGGATGTCGTTGCCGGCGTTGAAGATCAGCCGCACGGGCTTGTCGGCCAGGACGAATTCAAAGGACTGGCGCCCGGCCTTCACTTCGATCGGCTTCCAGAATGATTTCTTTTCCGTCTCCAGGCGCACCGTGGTCCAGAAGCAAAAATAGGGAGCCTGGGGCTGGACGACCTCCAGGGTGACCTTCCATTGGCCGTTGTCCTGTTTGGAGCTGGCGCTCAGCGCCGGCGCAGGCAGGTCGGGGCGCGTCAGCCATTGCTCGGCCGCGTCGACCAGGGCCTGGTCGAGAGCGGCTTTGCTTAAGATCTCCTTGAACTGCATGTTGCTCATGGGCCGGTTCCGGAAACGGGCATGGAGATCCTTCATGAAGGCGGAGAAGGCCTGGCTGCCCATGGCCAGGTGCAGCTGGTGCAGCAGGAAGGTGCCGCGGATGCGCGGGATCTGGTAGGAGCCGTAGCGGCCGTAATTCCGCTCCGCCTGCACGGCGGTCAGGTTGCCTTCCTGGCCGATCAGGAAAAGCAGGCGGTCGTTCATCTCGGTCAGTGAGTCGCGCATGAAGGCGGCCGCCTCGGCGCCGTCGGCCGGCAGGCGGCGCAGTAACCCGTGGTAGGCGGCACTGGCGCTGACGAACCAGTTCTCCTGCGCCGAGGCCGGATAAACGGTGTTGCTCCAGAGCTTGTCGGCGGCGAAGGCGTAGAGATCGGCGAGCGCGGAAACATCAGCCACTAGCTTAGTAGCGACCGGGGCTGCCGTCCCAACACCTTGGGCGGCGGGCAGCGTCTGGATCATGGCGCTCAGCACCCTGGGCGAGAACGTCGTGTAGCCCAGGGTCAGGTGCGGAACGGCGTCGGGAAGGAGCGGCATGCGCGGCGTCTCGCCGGGGATCTTTTCGCGCAGGGTCGTTTTGCCGTAATGGGCCATGAAGACCATCTCCCGGGCCATTTCGCCGGTGGTGATCTTGCCGTCGCAGGCGTGCGGGCGGTTGATCGGCGAGGAGGCCATCAGGCCGATCGCCGCCGCCAGGTCGATCTTGCCCCGGTTCTGCCGGTAAAAGTCGAACATGACGATGTCGCGGTTGGAGGGGCTGAAGTTGAGGTCAAAGGGACTGTTCTGGGCGTCGGGGATGTATTCCTTGCGCACCTCGGGGTCCTTGGCGTTGTTCACGCACCAGTAAAAATCGGTGGTGTCGCCGGGGAACTCCCGGTCGCGGCCGCGCCACAATTTATATTTTTTCGTCCCCTGCAGCATGACCGCGATCTCGTTGCGGCGGGCGTCGGCGATCAGCCAGTCATTGGTATAGAGGCCGTTGTTGCGGGTGGTGAGGATACGCACCACGTCGTCGACCGAAGTCGCATACTGGGCGGCCTTGCGAATGCGGTCCGACTGCGGGATGCCGCTGCCGTCGAAAGGGGTCTGCTGCGTCGTGGTTTCGCCGATCATGATCCCGGCATCGTTGAGATAGAAATCGGTCCCGGAGTGGATGCCGCCGGGAAACGTCTCGTAGACCAGGCGCCGGCCGCTTTCGGGG
The Candidatus Aminicenantes bacterium genome window above contains:
- a CDS encoding C45 family autoproteolytic acyltransferase/hydrolase; amino-acid sequence: MIKSANIFLVVVLFLSLSVVAAEERRIIPLNPGFETNGNPGLPAGWKVVGPAERASADTTVFHGGHASLRLRHAEPASSSVFSEPVKLQVGRFYRLRAWLRTVDAFTNPADRYPTPVAACLAMESFPFTNHSPAAGASSEWREVTVIFVATRAIDRIGLHFGYNGKASGTAWFDDVQLEEITDIGAVVPAETIQRYGKAFRFSDRGWTFLHIEGKPYSRGYQHGYLMANEIATYMEKLAVLQNSANPAQGWSQLRLLTDALLLRQYEEEYLLEMRGMADGMNARKTVMKHKSGPIELLDIVAINSAIDLGQMESALARTATPLSGRDFPPAGEEQIPDRLHKCSGLLANRSATANGDLVFFQMFMWNGYTGVSFNVMCDMVPESGRRLVYETFPGGIHSGTDFYLNDAGIMIGETTTQQTPFDGSGIPQSDRIRKAAQYATSVDDVVRILTTRNNGLYTNDWLIADARRNEIAVMLQGTKKYKLWRGRDREFPGDTTDFYWCVNNAKDPEVRKEYIPDAQNSPFDLNFSPSNRDIVMFDFYRQNRGKIDLAAAIGLMASSPINRPHACDGKITTGEMAREMVFMAHYGKTTLREKIPGETPRMPLLPDAVPHLTLGYTTFSPRVLSAMIQTLPAAQGVGTAAPVATKLVADVSALADLYAFAADKLWSNTVYPASAQENWFVSASAAYHGLLRRLPADGAEAAAFMRDSLTEMNDRLLFLIGQEGNLTAVQAERNYGRYGSYQIPRIRGTFLLHQLHLAMGSQAFSAFMKDLHARFRNRPMSNMQFKEILSKAALDQALVDAAEQWLTRPDLPAPALSASSKQDNGQWKVTLEVVQPQAPYFCFWTTVRLETEKKSFWKPIEVKAGRQSFEFVLADKPVRLIFNAGNDIPTANDRFFTFSHFNDRFASTRVVYGTCREIEAFHSLGLRFCTVLADAFSETLPPLHKDSEVTQTMRTDSDLIVLGGSEDNLLTRELGEKLGLKLGKNWFSWNGQVFGQENDGLLAVYPNPDNPRRMLTLIIANSALQLYQMTKAYQILPSWALFRGENVVERGYHYPAVFSIDLN